One part of the Augochlora pura isolate Apur16 chromosome 3, APUR_v2.2.1, whole genome shotgun sequence genome encodes these proteins:
- the Strat gene encoding RAB interacting factor STRAT, whose protein sequence is MSTDTDQRSLVDKDEKNKTKVYCTFCPSKMLNAGAARLVNIEFNLPYIKRKGEGEADQKELVTDHWLVEDVYTFENIGVSYTVDNVKYLACADCERGPVGWHDLATKKSYISLSRVKHE, encoded by the exons ATGTCGACGGATACGGATCAGAGATCGTTGGTGGACAAAGACGAGAAGAACAAGACGAAAGTTTACTGCACATTTTGTCCGTCGAAAATGTTGAACGCAGGTGCAGCCCGGCTAGTAAACATAGAG ttTAATCTGCCATACATTAAAAGGAAAGGAGAAGGTGAAGCTGACCAGAAAGAACTTGTTACGGATCATTGGTTGGTGGAGGACGTGTACACATTTGAGAATATTGGCGTCTCGTACACCGTAGACAATGTGAAATACTTGGCTTGCGCAGATTGTGAAAGGGGTCCAGTGGGCTGGCACGATTTGGCCACGAAAAAGTCGTACATCTCGTTGAGCAGAGTGAAACACGAatga
- the LOC144467765 gene encoding DNA-directed primase/polymerase protein isoform X2, which yields MDMIGTYKFYNKEIIAKAEMQIVKQYSKPFWVEEHRKMPLHILGPPTFWMEFEKQAVAMVTAFEKSTNTDMLCTFVSQGDKGYRKFVVAHPEVYWWHYEHRPPEKRCSYEVIPENFPCRPYLDLEYLIELNPESDGPSMTNTIIDIIAAYLLKHWGLPCNRYNVLNLDSTTPEKFSRHIIFNIKDVAFKDNYHVGGLIKSICNDIAKFVSMDQSQHSILSSFDRTQLEQLFVKTPKGRNLFIDTAVYTKNRHFRLYKSTKWGKQSNMEISTDCKYIPSNLHKDKELCIFIDSLVSFFTSRSDLILLEYSDICMGKAKSFKPYVPQYLYEETKEYSNYPILDKYICDKIHSGKIRACKYHDSSKVLVYETTGYRLNK from the exons ATGGATATGATTGGaacttataaattttataacaaggAAATAATTGCCAAAGCTGAGATGCAGATAGTGAAACAGTATTCGAAACCATTTTGGGTGGAAGAACATCGTAAAATGCCGTTGCATATTTTAGGACCACCAACCTTTTGGATGGAATTTGAGAAACAAGCGGTTGCGATGGTAACTGCATTTGAAAAGAGCACTAACACTGATATGCTTTGCACATTTGTCTCTCAAGGAGATAAAGGCTATCGTAAGTTTGTGGTAGCTCATCCCGAGGTCTATTGGTGGCATTATGAACATCGACCTCCAGAAAAGAGGTGCTCCTACGAG GTGATTCCAGAAAATTTTCCTTGCCGTCCATATCTGGACTTGGAGTATTTAATTGAGCTAAATCCTGAAAGTGACGGTCCTTCCATGACTAACactataattgatattattgcTGCTTATTTGCTTAAGCATTGGGGCTTACCATGCAACAGGTACAATGTGCTCAATTTGGATTCCACTACTCCTGAAAAATTTAGCCGgcatattatattcaatatcaaAGATGTAGCATTTAAGGATAATTATCACGTCGGTGGATTGATAAAATCAATATGCAACGATATTGCCAAATTTGTTTCCATGGACCAAAGCCAGCATAGTATTTTAAGTTCTTTTGATAGAACACAACTAGAACAATTGTTTGTAAAAACACCTAAGGgtcgcaatttatttatagacacAGCAGTCTATACTAAAAATAGACATTTTAGATTATATAAATCTACAAAGTGGGGAAAACAGTCTAATATGGAAATTTCAACTGACTGTAAATATATTCCTTCGAATTTGCACAAAGATAAAGAGTTGTGCATATTTATAGATTCATTGGTTTCCTTCTTTACCTCTAGATCTGatttaatacttttagaaTATTCAGATATTTGTATGGGAAAAGCAAAAAGTTTCAAGCCATACGTGCCGCAGTATCTCTATGAAGAAACTAAggaatattcaaattatccAATATTGGATAAGTACATTTGCGACAAGATCCATTCTGGTAAAATACGCGCATGTAAATATCATGATTCTAGCAAAGTGTTAGTTTACGAGACAACTGGATACAG ACTTAACAAATAA
- the LOC144467765 gene encoding DNA-directed primase/polymerase protein isoform X1, which translates to MDMIGTYKFYNKEIIAKAEMQIVKQYSKPFWVEEHRKMPLHILGPPTFWMEFEKQAVAMVTAFEKSTNTDMLCTFVSQGDKGYRKFVVAHPEVYWWHYEHRPPEKRCSYEVIPENFPCRPYLDLEYLIELNPESDGPSMTNTIIDIIAAYLLKHWGLPCNRYNVLNLDSTTPEKFSRHIIFNIKDVAFKDNYHVGGLIKSICNDIAKFVSMDQSQHSILSSFDRTQLEQLFVKTPKGRNLFIDTAVYTKNRHFRLYKSTKWGKQSNMEISTDCKYIPSNLHKDKELCIFIDSLVSFFTSRSDLILLEYSDICMGKAKSFKPYVPQYLYEETKEYSNYPILDKYICDKIHSGKIRACKYHDSSKVLVYETTGYRYCENIGRCHKSNNVFFVVDLTNKTIYQKCHDEDCTGFKSEPKKLPEEVCFQIDDGDDILLSSVEIEGV; encoded by the exons ATGGATATGATTGGaacttataaattttataacaaggAAATAATTGCCAAAGCTGAGATGCAGATAGTGAAACAGTATTCGAAACCATTTTGGGTGGAAGAACATCGTAAAATGCCGTTGCATATTTTAGGACCACCAACCTTTTGGATGGAATTTGAGAAACAAGCGGTTGCGATGGTAACTGCATTTGAAAAGAGCACTAACACTGATATGCTTTGCACATTTGTCTCTCAAGGAGATAAAGGCTATCGTAAGTTTGTGGTAGCTCATCCCGAGGTCTATTGGTGGCATTATGAACATCGACCTCCAGAAAAGAGGTGCTCCTACGAG GTGATTCCAGAAAATTTTCCTTGCCGTCCATATCTGGACTTGGAGTATTTAATTGAGCTAAATCCTGAAAGTGACGGTCCTTCCATGACTAACactataattgatattattgcTGCTTATTTGCTTAAGCATTGGGGCTTACCATGCAACAGGTACAATGTGCTCAATTTGGATTCCACTACTCCTGAAAAATTTAGCCGgcatattatattcaatatcaaAGATGTAGCATTTAAGGATAATTATCACGTCGGTGGATTGATAAAATCAATATGCAACGATATTGCCAAATTTGTTTCCATGGACCAAAGCCAGCATAGTATTTTAAGTTCTTTTGATAGAACACAACTAGAACAATTGTTTGTAAAAACACCTAAGGgtcgcaatttatttatagacacAGCAGTCTATACTAAAAATAGACATTTTAGATTATATAAATCTACAAAGTGGGGAAAACAGTCTAATATGGAAATTTCAACTGACTGTAAATATATTCCTTCGAATTTGCACAAAGATAAAGAGTTGTGCATATTTATAGATTCATTGGTTTCCTTCTTTACCTCTAGATCTGatttaatacttttagaaTATTCAGATATTTGTATGGGAAAAGCAAAAAGTTTCAAGCCATACGTGCCGCAGTATCTCTATGAAGAAACTAAggaatattcaaattatccAATATTGGATAAGTACATTTGCGACAAGATCCATTCTGGTAAAATACGCGCATGTAAATATCATGATTCTAGCAAAGTGTTAGTTTACGAGACAACTGGATACAG ATATTGCGAAAATATCGGTCGATGTCATAAAAGCAATAACGTTTTTTTCGTCGTAGACTTAACAAATAAGACAATATATCAGAAGTGTCACGATGAAGATTGTACAGGCTTTAAATCGGAACCAAAGAAATTACCAGAAGAAGTTTGCTTTCAAATCGATGACGGAGACGATATTCTCTTAAGTTCCGTTGAAATCGAGGGTGTATAG
- the LOC144467936 gene encoding uncharacterized protein LOC144467936, whose amino-acid sequence MNDENIERTVLALYDQGRWEDIVNLECSSNEFEKCRLFWVLPTMNDLRWIKESMEKNHVFGLTSVGCGTGLLEWLFEMYSGLEVVGIELDRSWWCSKYSPPFFLDNVSLLRDGNVTSVRVPENHAILFCYFNNETAFREYVENYKGKLIFVIGPEENQHRWTDPMPFDEKFHEFGWQLLNDTKIERTNDYITVYGRR is encoded by the exons ATGAACGACGAAAATATCGAGAGAACGGTTCTTGCGCTCTACGATCAGGGAAGGTGGGAGGATATCGTCAATCTCGAATGTAGTTCAAACGAGTTTGAGAAGTGTCGATTATTTTGGGTTCTGCCAACTATGAACGATCTACGGTGGATCAAAGAGTCGATGGAGAAGAACCATGTGTTCGGATTGACAAGCGTCGGGTGCGGAACTGGATTATTGGAGTGGTTGTTTGAAATGTATTCCG GGTTGGAGGTTGTCGGCATAGAACTGGATCGATCGTGGTGGTGCAGCAAGTATTCGCCGCCTTTCTTTTTGGATAATGTGTCGCTCCTTCGCGACGGCAACGTAACCAGTGTACGCGTGCCGGAAAACCACGCTATTCTATTTTGTTACTTTAACAATGAAACTGCGTTTCGCGAGTACGTCGAGAATTACaaaggaaaattgattttcgtgATCGGCCCTGAAGAGAATCAACACCGTTGGACCGATCCGATGCCTTTCGATGAAAAGTTTCACGAATTTGGCTGGCAGCTGTTAAACGACACAAAAATTGAACGAACCAACGATTACATCACCGTCTACGGTAGACGGTGA
- the Orc1 gene encoding origin recognition complex subunit 1 — MTMKLNKCSDNQILDVLDARSDSDSGSASKKGVTDTLHRKRTSKLQTKKKNDANVSSDEENIFQSVRYSLQKKRILMDEKISLKIKLRRSTEQSLYKIDSDSECDKKKHQKNGKRVLKQRRKSCSDVETEDSCNDSTSESIIRNKKELKELQIGQEILTHSRIRKPPVRLSSYHCSSLDFLNNAQHAQENSPSLRRRKNINYNEEKLHRHVFERHVRENNERLGNRNKSTNVSNIRSRSESRTPRSTRASKRNRVPPIKDNDTDGSTDAEIIKSKSLRRSNESENNDTIIENDSIARGEVTVKTVKTNKRNHVSPVKGSRTNKSKVVPEVELIEIVTLEKSNESENNEEKLISTPRRVRKQKRVIAKGDQKKGQHIDKTQSDNEDILIDLYKDIKISSAVKVTPTRGDKQKKINPESMQKNVQFVDNDKGNEGEDSLTDMYKRIKISSAKKNVSTPQKKNNIRRNIETQLDEAVLSTPKSRPLKHNNLTPSIGRRHNTLMKPATPLQEARSRLHVSAVPKSLPCREEEFNSIFTFLKGKLEDKSGGCIYISGVPGTGKTATVNEAVRCLQKLIIKGQLDDFDYVAINGMKLTEPRQSYVQILKQLEGRTVTWEQAYSILEHRFRRANSKMTLLLVDELDFLCTKRQDVVYNLLDWPTKTTAHLIVVTIANTMDLPERALMGRVTSRLGLTRLTFQPYNYKQLQEIVMSRLKDFTGFRSEAVQLVSRKVSAVSGDARRALDICRRAMEIAESRNAETISLQDVTAAVSEMIASAKVQAIKCCSKMEQIFLQAVSAEVTRTSIEEVYFKDAYRQIEALCSFDGIKIPTVTETLAICGRLGASRLLICEHSRNDIYQKILLNVSTDDIHYATQELDLNCI, encoded by the exons ATGAcgatgaaattaaacaaatgttCGGACAATCAGATACTCGATGTCCTTGATGCACGTTCCGATTCCGACTCTGGAAGTGCATCTAAAAAAGGGGTTACGGATACTTTACACAGAAAACGCACTTCGAAGTTACAGACTAAGAAAAAGAACGATGCAAACGTTTCTTCGgacgaagaaaatatatttcagagTGTTCGTTACTCGTTACAAAAGAAACGTATTTTAATGGACGAGAAAATAtcacttaaaattaaattaagacgATCCACAGAGCAAAGtttgtacaaaattgattctgaTTCTGAGtgtgataaaaaaaaacatcaaaAAAATGGCAAGCGAGTATTGaaacagagaagaaaaagttgTTCGGATGTAGAAACTGAAGATTCTTGTAACGACAGTACAAGCGAATCTATAATTCGtaacaagaaagaattaaaagagtTGCAAATTGGGCAGGAAATATTAACACATAGTAGAATTAGAAAACCACCTGTAAGGCTTTCTTCCTACCATTGTAGTTCATtagactttttaaataatgcacAACATGCTCAGGAAAATTCTCCATCTCTTAGAAggaggaaaaatattaattataatgaagaaaaattacaCCGGCATGTATTTGAAAGACATGTAAGAGAAAACAATGAAAGATTGGGGAACAGGAATAAAAGTACGAATGTATCTAATATTCGGAGTAGATCAGAAAGTAGAACTCCAAGAAGTACTAGGGCTAGTAAACGAAATCGTGTTCCTCCCATAAAAGATAATGACACAGATGGTAGCACAGatgcagaaataataaaatcaaaatcacTAAGAAGGTCTAATGAATCAGAAAATAATGACACgattatagaaaatgattcTATAGCCAGAGGGGAAGTTACTGTAAAAACTGTTAAGACCAACAAGCGAAATCATGTTTCTCCTGTAAAAGGTAGTAGGACAAATAAAAGTAAAGTTGTGCCAGAAGTGGAATTAATAGAGATAGTAACGCTGGAAAAGTCGAACGAATCAGAAAATAAtgaggaaaaattaattagcacACCCAGGCGGGTCAGGAAACAGAAAAGAGTGATTGCAAAGGGTGATCAGAAAAAGGGACAGCATATTGATAAGACTCAAAGTGATAATGAAGATATTTTGATTGATTtgtataaagatataaaaatctcGTCTGCAGTTAAAGTCACTCCTACTAGAGGAgacaaacaaaagaaaataaatcctGAGAGTATGCAAAAAAATGTGCAGTTTGTTGACAATGATAAAGGCAATGAGGGAGAAGACTCGTTGACTGATATgtataaacgcataaaaatttcgtcggcaaagaaaaatgtttccacaccacaaaagaaaaataatataagaagaaatattgaGACACAATTAGATGAGGCTGTATTGAGTACTCCTAAATCGCGTCCGTTGAAACATAACAATTTAACACCATCAATTGGAAGAAGACACAATACTTTAATGAAACCAGCCACACCTTTACAGGAGGCAAGATCCAGATTACATGTTAGCGCTGTGCCAAAGTCCTTACCTTGCAGGGAAGAGGAATTCAATAgtattttcacatttcttaAAGGAAAATTGGAAGATAAGAGTGGAGG gtgtatatatataagtgGAGTACCAGGTACTGGAAAGACTGCAACTGTAAACGAGGCTGTGAGATGCTTGCAGAAGTTAATAATCAAAGGCCAATTGGACGACTTTGATTATGTTGCTATCAATGGAATGAAATTGACAGAACCACGGCAATCTTACGTGCAAATTCTAAAACAGCTTGAAGGTAGAACTGTTACTTGGGAGCAAGCTTATTCTATACTTGAACATAGATTCCGTAGGGCCAATTCTAAAATGACGTTACTTCTTGTGGACGAg CTGGACTTTTTATGCACAAAACGCCAGGAcgttgtatataatttattagattggCCGACTAAGACAACAGCACATCTAATTGTAGTGACCATTGCTAACACTATGGATTTACCCGAGAGAGCGCTAATGGGTCGTGTTACGTCGCGATTGGGTCTTACACGATTAACATTTCAGccatataattataaacagtTGCAAGAAATCGTAATGTCCAGATTGAAAGATTTCACTGGCTTCAGGAGCGAAGCTGTACAGCTCGTTTCACG GAAAGTTTCTGCTGTATCTGGAGACGCTAGACGAGCTTTAGACATATGTCGTCGTGCAATGGAGATCGCGGAATCACGAAACGCTGAAACCATATCTCTTCAAGATGTCACCGCGGCTGTGTCTGAAATGATCGCATCCGCAAAGGTTCAGGCCATAAAGTGTTGTTCGAAAATggagcaaatatttttacaggcGGTATCCGCGGAGGTGACGCGAACATCTATCGAGGAAGTGTACTTTAAAGATGCATACAGACAAATCGAAGCGTTGTGCTCTTTTGATG gAATCAAAATTCCTACTGTAACGGAGACACTTGCCATTTGTGGGAGATTAGGGGCTAGCAGATTGCTAATATGCGAGCACTCGAGAAACGATATATAccaaaaaattttattgaacgtCTCTACGGACGACATTCATTATGCAACTCAGGAGTTGGATTTAAACTGCATATAA